A genomic region of Pseudorca crassidens isolate mPseCra1 chromosome 10, mPseCra1.hap1, whole genome shotgun sequence contains the following coding sequences:
- the CELSR3 gene encoding cadherin EGF LAG seven-pass G-type receptor 3 isoform X1 — protein MARRQPWWDLRGPTTPLLLLLLLLSLFPPSREELGVGGGQGWDPGVAAATGPGARIGGGALALCPESPRVREDGKPDLGVREPVFVGLREGRQSDQSGRGPPEQPGLGAEYGVKTFGSRGQETGQGPGSLLCWRPEVSSCGRTGPLQRDSLSPERLSPGVPGPENSSPFPSDLRIRPRGSQPVFSQRNTGTGAPQKVGTTHCCGELWAPGRRGQSERTGTSQARRTGPRPDRPPGAVRSGPGLDSAPRKERTASASVSALRESRTAPEPTPERMRSRVLFRRRFLPQRPRPRPAGGPTEHGARRIPPASRARPRRAANRHPQFPQYNYQALVPENEAAGTAVLRVVAQDPDIGEAGRLVYSLAALMNSRSLELFSIDPQSGLIRTEAALDRESMDRHYLRVTAQDHGSPRLSATTMVAVTVADRNDHAPVFEQAQYRETLRENVEEGYPILQLRATDGDAPPNANLRYRFVGPPAERAAASAAFEIDPRSGLISTSGRVDREHMESYELVVEASDQGQEPGPRSATVRVHITVLDENDNAPQFSEKRYVAQVREDVRPHTVVLRVSATDRDKDANGLVHYNIISGNSRGHFAIDSLTGEIQVVAPLDFEAEREYALRIRAQDAGRPPLSNNTGLASIQVVDVNDHTPIFVSTPFQVSVLENAPLGHSVIHIQAVDADHGENARLEYSLTGVASDTPFVINSATGWVSVSGPLDRESVEHYFFGVEARDHGSPPLSASASVTVTVLDVNDNRPEFTMKEYHLRLNEDATVGTSVVSVTAVDRDANSAISYQITGGNTRNRFAISSQGGVGLVTLALPLDYKQERYFKLVLTASDRALHDHCYVHINITDANTHRPVFQSAHYSVSVNEDRPVGSTVVVISASDDDVGENARITYLLEDNLPQFRIDADSGAITLQASLDYEDQMTYTLAITARDNGIPQKADTTYVEVMVNDVNDNPPQFVASHYRGLVSEDAPPFTSILQISATDRDAHANGRVQYTFQNGEDGDGDFTIEPTSGIVRTVRRLDREAVPVYELTAYAVDRGVPPLRTPVSIQVTVQDVNDNAPVFPAEEFEVRVKENSIVGSVVAQITAVDPDEGPNAHIMYQIVEGNIPELFQMDIFSGELTALIDLDYEARQEYVIVVQATSAPLVSRATVHVRLVDQNDNSPVLNNFQILFNNYVSNRSDTFPSGIIGRIPAYDPDVSDHLFYSFERGNELQLLVVNQTSGELRLSRKLDNNRPLVASMLVTVTDGLHSVTAQCVLRVIIITEELLANSLTVRLENMWQERFLSPLLGHFLEGVAAVLATPAEDVFIFNIQNDTDVGGTVLNVSFSALAPRGAGAGSAGPWFSSEELQEQLYVRRAALAARSLLDVLPFDDNVCLREPCENYMKCVSVLRFDSSAPFLASASTLFRPIQPIAGLRCRCPPGFTGDFCETELDLCYSNPCRNGGACARREGGYTCVCRPRFTGEDCELDTEAGRCVPGVCRNGGTCANGPDGGFRCQCPAGGAFEGPRCEVAARSFPPSSFVMFRGLRQRFHLTLSLSFATVQPSGLLFYNGRLNEKHDFLALELVAGQVRLTYSTGESNTVVSPTVPGGLNDGQWHTVHLRYYNKPRTDALGGAQGPSKDKVAVLSVDDCDMAVALQFGAEIGNYSCAAAGTQTSSKKSLDLTGPLLLGGVPNLPENFPVSHKDFVGCMRDLHIDGRRVDMASFVANNGTMAGCQAKLHFCDSGPCKNSGFCSERWGGFSCDCPVGFGGKDCRLTMAHPHHFRGNGTLSWDFGNDMAVSVPWYLGLAFRTRAKQGVLMQVQAGPHSTLLCQLDRGLLSVTVTRGSGRAAHILLDQVTVSDGRWHDLRLELQEEPGGRRGHHVLMVSLDFSLFQDTLAVGSELQGLKVKRLHVGGLPPSSEEEASKGLVGCIQGVWLGSTPSGSPALLPPSHRVNVEPGCVVTNACASGPCPPHADCRDLWQTFSCTCWPGYYGPGCVDACLLNPCQNQGSCRHLPGAPHGYTCDCVGGYFGHHCEHRMDQQCPRGWWGSPTCGPCNCDVHKGFDPNCNKTNGQCHCKEFHYRPRGSDSCLPCDCYPVGSTSRSCAPHSGQCPCRPGALGRQCNSCDSPFAEVTASGCRVLYDACPKSLRSGVWWPQTKFGVLASVPCPRGALGLRGAGAAVRLCDEDQGWLEPDLFNCTSPAFRELNLLLDGLELNKTVLDTVEAKKLAQRLREVTGHTDHYFSQDVRVTARLLAHLLAFESHQQGFGLTATQDAHFNENLLWAGSALLAPETGDLWAALGQRAPGGSPGSAGLVQHLEEYAATLAKNMELTYLNPVGLVTPNIMLSIDRMEHPSPSRGTRRYPRYHSNLFRGQYAWDPHTHVLLPSQAPRLSPPEALSTSGSSMENSTTSSVAPPPAPPEPEPEPGISIVILLVYRTLGGLLPAQFQAERRGARLPQNPVMNSPVVSVAVFHGRNFLRGVLESPISLEFRLLQTANRSKAICVQWDPPGPADQHGMWTARDCELVHRNGSHARCRCSRTGTFGVLMDASPRERLEGDLELLAVFTHVVIAVSVAALLLTAAILLSLRSLKSNMRGIHANVAAALGVAELLFLLGIHRTQNQLLCTAVAILLHYFFLSTFAWLLVQGLHLYRMQVEARNVDRGAMRFYHALGWGVPAVLLGLAVGLDPEGYGNPDFCWISIHEPLIWSFAGPVILVIMMNGTMFLLAARTSCSSGQREAKKTSALTLRSSFLLLLLVSASWLFGLLAVNHSILAFHYLHAGLCGLQGLAVLLLFCVLNADARAAWTPACLGRKAAPEEARPTPGTGPGAYNNTALFEESGLIRITLGASTISSVSSARSGRTQDQDSQRGRSYLRDNVLVRHGSAADHTDHGLQAHAGPTDLDVAMFHRDAGGGADSDSDSDLSLEEERSLSIPSSESEDNGRTRGRFQRPLRRAAQSERLLTHPKDVDGNDLLSYWPALGGCEAAPCVLQTWGSERRLGLDTSKDAANNNQPDLALTSGDETSLGRAQRQRKGILKNRLQYPLVPQTRGAPELSWCRAATLGHRAVPAASYGRIYAGGGTGSLSQPASRYSSREQLDLLLRRQLSRERLEEAPAPVLRPLSRPGSQERLDAVPGRLEPRDRGSTLPRRQPPRDYPGAMAGRFGSRDALDLGAPCEWLSTLPPPHGARDLDPQPPPLPLSPQRQLSRDPLLPSRPLDSLSKSSNSGERLDHVPSRHPSREGLGPPPQLLRVRGDPASGPSHGPSTEQLDILSSILASFNSSALSSAVQSSSTPSGPHTTATPSATASALGPSTPCSATSHSISELSPDSEVPRSEGHS, from the exons ATGGCGAGGCGGCAGCCGTGGTGGGATCTCAGGGGGCCGACCACCCCGCTACTCctgctccttctcctcctctctttgTTCCCTCCTAGCCGGGAGGAGCTGGGGGTCGGCGGGGGCCAAGGTTGGGACCCGGGGGTAGCTGCTGCTACGGGGCCAGGGGCGCGGATCGGCGGCGGAGCCTTAGCTCTTTGTCCCGAGTCGCCCAGGGTCCGAGAGGATGGAAAGCCTGACCTGGGAGTCAGGGAACCTGTCTTCGTGGGGCTCCGAGAGGGAAGGCAAAGCGACCAAAGCGGTCGAGGGCCCCCTGAGCAGCCGGGGTTGGGAGCGGAATATGGAGTCAAGACATTTGGCAGCCGCGGGCAGGAGACAGGACAAGGACCAGGGTCTCTGTTATGCTGGCGTCCAGAGGTCTCCTCTTGCGGGCGGACAGGGCCGTTGCAAAGAGATAGTCTGTCGCCAGAACGCCTTTCCCCAGGGGTCCCGGGCCCAGAGAACAGCTCTCCCTTCCCTTCGGACCTTCGGATTCGGCCCCGTGGTTCCCAGCCGGTGTTCTCCCAGAGGAATACTGGGACAGGCGCCCCCCAAAAAGTGGGAACCACGCACTGCTGCGGGGAGTTGTGGGCGCCGGGGCGCAGGGGTCAGAGCGAGAGAACCGGGACATCCCAAGCGAGGAGGACAGGGCCCCGGCCGGACCGCCCTCCTGGGGCCGTGAGATCCGGCCCCGGGCTGGATTCAGCACCTCGCAAGGAGAGGACAGCTTCCGCATCTGTTTCAGCACTGCGAGAGTCCCGGACAGCTCCCGAGCCAACGCCCGAGCGCATGCGCTCCCGCGTCCTCTTCCGCCGCCGCTTCCTCCCTCAGCGCCCGAGGCCGCGCCCCGCTGGGGGCCCGACCGAGCATGGAGCCAGGAGAATACCCCCAGCGAGCCGGGCCCGCCCCCGTCGCGCCGCGAACCGCCACCCACAGTTTCCGCAGTACAACTACCAGGCACTGGTGCCCGAGAATGAGGCGGCGGGGACCGCGGTGCTACGTGTAGTGGCGCAGGATCCGGACATCGGCGAGGCCGGACGCCTAGTCTACTCGCTGGCTGCGCTCATGAACAGCCGCTCTCTGGAACTGTTCAGCATCGACCCGCAGAGCGGCCTTATTCGCACAGAGGCTGCTCTGGACCGCGAGAGCATGGATCGCCACTACCTGCGCGTGACGGCGCAGGATCATGGCTCGCCGCGCCTCTCGGCCACCACCATGGTGGCCGTGACAGTGGCCGACCGCAACGACCACGCGCCGGTATTTGAGCAGGCGCAATACCGGGAGACGCTTCGCGAGAACGTGGAGGAGGGCTACCCCATCCTGCAGTTGCGTGCCACAGACGGTGACGCGCCCCCCAACGCCAACCTGCGTTACCGCTTTGTGGGGCCGCCAGCTGAGCGCGCCGCCGCCTCTGCCGCTTTCGAAATCGATCCGCGCTCAGGGCTCATCAGCACCAGCGGTCGCGTGGACCGCGAGCACATGGAAAGTTACGAGCTGGTGGTGGAGGCCAGCGACCAGGGACAAGAGCCCGGGCCGCGCTCTGCCACTGTACGTGTGCACATAACCGTGCTGGACGAGAACGACAATGCGCCCCAGTTTAGCGAGAAACGCTACGTGGCGCAGGTGCGCGAGGATGTGCGCCCCCATACGGTGGTGCTACGCGTCTCGGCTACCGACAGGGACAAGGACGCCAACGGACTGGTGCACTACAACATCATCAGTGGCAACAGCCGCGGCCACTTTGCCATCGACAGCCTCACGGGCGAGATCCAGGTGGTGGCACCTCTGGACTTTGAGGCAGAGCGAGAGTATGCCTTGCGCATCCGGGCTCAGGATGCAGGCCGCCCACCACTGTCCAACAACACAGGCCTGGCCAGCATCCAGGTGGTCGACGTCAATGACCATACTCCTATCTTTGTCAGCACGCCCTTCCAGGTCTCTGTCCTGGAAAACGCGCCCCTGGGCCACTCAGTCATCCACATTCAGGCAGTGGATGCAGACCATGGAGAGAATGCCAGATTGGAGTATTCCCTAACTGGTGTGGCATCTGATACACCCTTTGTGATAAACAGTGCCACTGGCTGGGTCTCTGTGAGTGGTCCCCTGGACCGTGAGTCTGTGGAGCATTACTTCTTTGGTGTGGAGGCCCGAGACCATGGCTCACCCCCACTCTCAGCTTCAGCCAGCGTCACAGTGACTGTGCTGGATGTTAATGACAATCGCCCTGAGTTCACTATGAAGGAGTACCACCTACGACTGAATGAGGATGCGACCGTGGGCACCAGTGTGGTGAGTGTGACTGCTGTAGATCGTGATGCCAACAGTGCCATCAGCTACCAGATCACAGGAGGCAACACTCGGAATCGCTTTGCCATCAGCTCCCAGGGGGGTGTAGGTCTGGTGACACTGGCTCTGCCACTGGACTACAAGCAGGAACGCTACTTCAAGTTGGTGCTAACTGCATCTGACCGTGCCCTTCATGATCACTGCTATGTGCACATCAACATTACAGATGCCAACACTCACCGGCCTGTCTTTCAAAGTGCCCACTACTCAGTGAGTGTGAATGAGGATCGGCCAGTGGGTAGCACCGTGGTGGTCATCAGTGCCTCTGACGATGACGTGGGTGAGAATGCTCGTATCACTTATCTCCTGGAGGACAACCTGCCCCAGTTCCGCATTGATGCAGACTCAGGGGCCATTACACTGCAGGCCTCACTGGACTATGAGGACCAGATGACCTACACACTGGCTATTACAGCTCGGGACAATGGCATCCCACAGAAGGCAGACACTACTTATGTGGAGGTGATGGTCAATGATGTGAATGATAACCCTCCACAGTTTGTGGCCTCCCACTACAGAGGGCTGGTTTCTGAGGATGCCCCACCTTTCACCAGTATCCTGCAGATCTCAGCCACTGACCGGGATGCTCATGCCAATGGCCGGGTCCAGTACACTTTCCAGAATGGGGAAGATGGGGATGGAGATTTTACCATTGAGCCCACCTCTGGCATTGTCCGCACAGTGAGGCGGCTAGATCGGGAGGCGGTACCAGTGTATGAACTGACTGCTTACGCAGTGGACCGAGGTGTGCCCCCTCTTCGGACTCCAGTCAGCATCCAGGTGACGGTGCAGGATGTTAATGACAATGCACCGGTCTTCCCAGCTGAGGAGTTTGAGGTGCGAGTGAAGGAGAACAGCATTGTGGGCTCGGTGGTAGCCCAGATCACTGCAGTGGACCCTGATGAAGGCCCCAATGCTCATATAATGTACCAGATTGTGGAGGGGAACATCCCTGAGCTGTTCCAAATGGATATCTTCTCTGGAGAGTTGACAGCACTCATTGACCTGGACTATGAAGCTCGCCAGGAATATGTGATTGTTGTGCAGGCCACATCAGCCCCTCTGGTCAGTCGGGCCACTGTGCACGTCCGCCTGGTTGATCAGAATGACAACAGCCCTGTGCTCAACAACTTCCAGATCCTCTTCAACAACTATGTATCCAACCGCTCAGACACTTTCCCCTCAGGCATCATTGGGCGCATCCCTGCTTACGATCCTGATGTCTCTGACCACCTCTTCTACTCCTTTGAGCGGGGCAATGAGCTGCAGCTGCTGGTGGTCAATCAGACCAGCGGGGAGCTTCGACTCAGCCGCAAGCTAGACAACAACCGCCCACTGGTGGCCTCCATGTTGGTGACTGTCACAG ATGGGCTACATAGTGTGACGGCACAGTGTGTGCTGCGCGTGATCATCATCACGGAGGAGTTGCTGGCCAACAGCCTGACCGTGCGCCTTGAGAACATGTGGCAGGAACGCTTCCTTTCGCCACTGCTAGGCCACTTCCTGGAAGGCGTGGCCGCAGTACTTGCCACACCCGCCGAGGACGTCTTCATCTTCAACATCCAGAACGACACAGACGTGGGGGGCACCGTGCTCAACGTGAGCTTCTCAGCGCTGGCGCCACGCGGGGCCGGGGCTGGATCTGCAGGTCCCTGGTTCAGCTCCGAGGAGCTGCAGGAGCAGCTGTACGTGCGCCGAGCCGCACTTGCCGCCCGCTCTCTCCTGGACGTGTTGCCCTTCGACGACAACGTATGCCTGCGCGAGCCCTGTGAGAACTACATGAAATGTGTGTCCGTGCTGCGCTTTGACTCCTCTGCGCCCTTCCTGGCCTCCGCCTCCACGCTCTTCAGACCCATCCAGCCCATCGCAGGCCTGCGCTGCCGCTGCCCCCCAGGCTTCACGGGAGACTTCTGCGAGACGGAGCTCGATCTCTGCTACTCCAACCCTTGCCGCAATGGCGGCGCCTGCGCGCGGCGCGAGGGCGGCTACACCTGCGTCTGCCGCCCGCGCTTCACAG GCGAAGACTGCGAGCTAGACACGGAGGCCGGACGCTGCGTGCCCGGCGTCTGCCGCAACGGGGGCACCTGCGCCAACGGGCCCGACGGCGGCTTTCGCTGCCAGTGCCCGGCGGGCGGCGCCTTCGAGGGTCCGCGCTGCGAAGTGGCGGCTCGCTCCTTCCCGCCCAGTTCTTTCGTCATGTTCCGCGGCCTGCGGCAGCGCTTCCACCTCACGCTGTCCCTCTC GTTCGCCACAGTGCAGCCCAGTGGGCTGCTCTTCTACAACGGGCGCCTGAACGAGAAGCATGACTTCCTGGCCCTGGAGCTCGTGGCTGGGCAAGTGAGACTCACATATTCCACCG GTGAGTCCAACACAGTGGTCAGCCCCACAGTTCCAGGGGGCCTGAATGACGGGCAGTGGCACACAGTGCATCTGAGATACTACAACAAG CCCCGGACAGATGCCCTGGGGGGTGCTCAGGGCCCCTCCAAGGACAAGGTGGCTGTGCTGAGCGTGGATGACTGCGACATGGCTGTGGCTCTGCAGTTTGGTGCTGAGATTGGCAACTACTCATGCGCGGCTGCTGGCACACAAACAAGCTCCAAGAA GTCCCTGGACCTGACAGGCCCTCTGCTCCTGGGGGGTGTCCCCAACCTTCCCGAGAACTTCCCCGTGTCCCACAAGGACTTTGTTGGCTGCATGCGGGACCTGCATATTGATGGCCGTCGAGTGGACATGGCATCCTTTGTTGCAAACAACGGCACCATGGCAG GCTGCCAGGCCAAGCTGCACTTTTGTGACTCAGGCCCCTGCAAGAACAGCGGCTTCTGCTCAGAGCGCTGGGGTGGCTTCAGCTGTGACTGCCCTGTGGGCTTCGGAGGCAAAGACTGTCGGCTCA CTATGGCCCATCCCCACCATTTCCGTGGCAACGGCACACTGAGCTGGGACTTTGGAAATGACATGGCTGTATCTGTGCCGTGGTACCTGGGGCTGGCATTTCGGACACGGGCGAAGCAGGGGGTCCTGATGCAAGTCCAGGCTGGGCCACATAGCACACTCCTCTGTCAG CTGGATCGGGGGTTGCTGTCTGTGACAGTGACCAGGGGCTCGGGCCGCGCTGCCCAcatcctcctggaccaggtgaCTGTCAGTGATGGCCGATGGCATGATCTGCGGCTGGAGTTGCAGGAGGAGCCAGGTGGCCGGCGGGGCCACCATGTCCTCATGGTCTCATTGGACTTTAGCCTCTTCCAG GACACCTTGGCGGTGGGGAGTGAGCTGCAGGGCCTGAAGGTAAAGCGACTCCATGTGGGAGGCCTGCCTCCCAGCAGTGAAGAGGAGGCTTCTAAGGGTCTGGTTGGCTGTATTCAG GGAGTATGGCTTGGTTCCACGCCTTCGGGCTCCCCAGCCCTGCTTCCCCCGAGCCACCGAGTGAACGTGGAACCTGGCTGTGTCGTGACCAACGCCTGTGCATCTGGGCCCTGCCCACCCCATGCTGACTGCCGAGACCTCTGGCAGACCTTTTCCTGTACCTGCTGGCCAG GTTACTATGGCCCGGGCTGTGTGGACGCCTGCCTCTTGAACCCCTGTCAGAATCAGGGGTCATGCCGGCACCTCCCTGGGGCCCCCCATGGCTATACCTGCGACTGTGTAGGTGGCTATTTTGGGCACCACTGTGAGCACAG GATGGACCAACAGTGCCCACGGGGCTGGTGGGGGAGCCCAACGTGTGGCCCCTGCAACTGCGACGTTCATAAGGGCTTTGACCCCAACTGCAACAAGACAAATGGGCAGTGTCACTGCAAG GAATTCCATTACCGACCGCGGGGCAGCGACTCATGCCTCCCATGTGACTGCTACCCTGTGGGCTCCACCTCACGTTCATGCGCCCCCCACAGCGGGCAGTGCCCCTGTCGCCCAGGAGCCCTTGGCCGCCAGTGCAACAGCTGTGACAGTCCTTTTGCAGAGGTGACAGCCAGCGGCTGCCGGG TGCTCTATGACGCCTGCCCCAAGTCCCTGAGATCTGGTGTGTGGTGGCCTCAGACCAAGTTTGGTGTCTTGGCCTCAGTGCCCTGTCCTCGGGGGGCTCTGG GATTGCGGGGTGCAG GAGCTGCCGTGCGGCTATGCGACGAGGACCAGGGTTGGCTGGAGCCTGACCTCTTCAACTGTACCTCCCCTGCCTTTCGAGAACTCAATCTGCTG CTGGATGGCCTAGAGCTGAACAAGACAGTCCTGGATACAGTGGAGGCTAAGAAGCTGGCTCAGAGGCTACGGGAGGTGACTGGCCACACTGACCACTACTTCAGCCAAGATGTCCGAGTCACTGCCCGCCTGCTGGCCCACCTGTTGGCCTTTGAGAGTCACCAGCAGGGCTTCGGGCTGACAGCCACACAAGACGCCCACTTCAATGAG aaTCTGCTGTGGGCCGGCTCTGCACTGCTTGCTCCAGAGACTGGGGACTTGTGGGCAGCGCTGGGGCAGCGGGCCCCTGGGGGTTCCCCAGGCAGCGCCGGGCTGGTGCAGCACCTGGAGGAGTACGCGGCCACGCTCGCGAAGAATATGGAACTCACGTACCTGAATCCCGTGGGGCTGGTGACACCCAACATCA TGCTCAGCATTGACCGCATGGAGCACCCCAGTCCCAGCCGGGGGACCCGTCGCTACCCTCGTTACCACAGCAACCTTTTCCGGGGCCAGTATGCCTGGGATCCTCACACACACGTGCTGCTCCCTTCCCAGGCACCACGGCTGTCCCCACCTGAAG CTCTGTCCACAAGTGGCAGCAGCATGGAGAACTCCACCACCTCGAGTGTGGCCCCCCCGCCGGCACCCCCAGAGCCCGAGCCTGAGCCTGGGATCTCCATCGTCATCCTCCTGGTTTACCGCACTTTAGGGGGGCTGCTCCCTGCCCAGTTCCAGGCCGAGCGCCGGGGTGCCAG GCTTCCCCAGAACCCTGTTATGAACTCCCCGGTGGtcagtgtggctgtgttccatgGACGCAACTTCCTAAGGGGTGTCCTAGAGTCCCCGATCAGCCTGGAGTTCCGCCTGCTACAGACAGCGAATCGCAGCAAGGCCATCTGTGTGCAGTGGGACCCGCCTGGCCC GGCGGACCAGCATGGCATGTGGACAGCACGGGATTGTGAGCTGGTGCACAGGAACGGGTCCCACGCACGGTGTCGCTGCAGCCGGACGGGCACCTTCGGGGTCCTCATGGATGCCTCTCCCCGTGAG CGGCTGGAAGGTGACTTGGAGCTGCTGGCTGTGTTCACGCATGTGGTCATAGCAGTGTCCGTGGCCGCGCTGCTGCTGACCGCAGCCATcttgctgagcctgcgcagccTCAAGTCCAACATGCGTGGGATCCATGCCAATGTGGCTGCTGCCCTGGGAGTGGCAGAGCTTCTCTTCCTGCTGGGGATCCACAGGACCCAAAACCAG CTGCTGTGCACCGCGGTTGCCATCCTCCTGCACTACTTCTTCCTCAGCACCTTCGCGTGGCTCCTCGTGCAGGGGCTGCACCTCTACCGCATGCAGGTCGAGGCGCGCAATGTGGACCGCGGCGCCATGCGCTTCTACCACGCCCTGGGCTGGGGCGTCCCTGCTGTGCTGCTGG GCCTGGCTGTCGGCCTGGATCCTGAGGGCTACGGGAACCCTGACTTCTGCTGGATCTCGATCCACGAGCCCCTCATCTGGAGTTTTGCAGGCCCTGTCATCCTTGTCATCATG ATGAATGGGACGATGTTTCTCCTCGCTGCCCGAACATCCTGCTCCTCTGGACAGAGGGAGGCCAAGAAGACCTCTGCGTT GACCCTTCGCAGCTCATTTCTGCTCCTTCTACTGGTCAGTGCCTCCTGGCTCTTTGGCCTCCTGGCGGTCAACCACAGCATCCTGGCCTTCCACTACCTCCACGCTGGACTCTGTGGGCTCCAG GGCCTGGCGGTGCTGCTGCTCTTCTGTGTCCTGAACGCAGATGCTCGGGCTGCCTGGACACCAGCCTGTCTGGGCAGGAAGGCAGCGCCCGAGGAGGCCAGGCCAACGCCTGGGACG GGCCCCGGGGCCTACAACAACACGGCCCTCTTCGAGGAGAGCGGCCTCATCCGCATCACTCTGGGCGCCTCCACCATCTCCTCAGTGAGCAGTGCCCGCTCTGGCCGGACCCAGGACCAAGACAGCCAGCGGGGCCGCAGCTACCTCAG GGACAACGTCCTGGTTCGACATGGCTCGGCTGCCGACCACACTGACCACGGCCTCCAGGCTCACGCTGGCCCCACTGACCTGGATGTGGCCATGTTCCATCGAGATGCTGGTGGAG GTGCAGACTCTGACTCTGACAGTGACCTGTCcttggaggaggagagaagtCTGTCCATCCCATCCTCAGAAAGTGAGGACAATGGCCGGACGCGGGGGCGTTTCCAGCGTCCACTCCGCCGGGCAGCCCAGAGTGAGAGGCTCCTTACACACCCCAAAG ATGTGGATGGCAATGATCTCTTGTCCTACTGGCCAGCCCTGGGGGGATGTGAGGCTGCTCCCTGTGTTCTGCAGACCTGGGGCTCTGAAAGGCGCCTGGGACTGGACACCAGCAAGGACGCAGCCAACAACAACCAGCCGGACCTGGCCCTGACCAGTGGAGATGAAACCTCCTTGGGTCGGGCCCAGCGCCAGAGAAAAG GCATCCTGAAGAACCGATTGCAGTACCCGCTGGTGCCACAGACCCGGGGCGCCCCTGAATTGTCCTGGTGCCGTGCAGCCACCTTGGGCCACCGTGCTGTGCCAGCTGCCTCCTATGGTCGCATCTATGCCGGAGGGGGCACTGGCAGCCTTTCGCAGCCAGCCAGCCGCTACTCCTCCCGAGAACAACTGGACTTGCTCCTCAGGCGGCAGCTGAGCCGTGAACGACTGGAGGAGGCCCCTGCCCCTGTTTTGCGTCCCCTGAGTCGGCCAGGTTCCCAGGAACGCCTGGATGCTGTGCCAGGCCGTCTGGAGCCCAGGGATCGGGGCAGCACCCTACCACGGAGGCAGCCACccagggactaccctggtgccatgGCTGGCCGCTTTGGGTCACGGGATGCGCTGGATCTAGGGGCGCCCTGCGAGTGGTTGAGCACATTGCCCCCGCCCCATGGTGCCCGGGACCTTGACCCAcagcccccacctctgcccctgtCTCCCCAGCGGCAACTCTCAAGGGACCCCCTCTTGCCGTCCCGGCCCCTGGACTCTCTGTCCAAGAGCTCGAACTCAGGGGAGCGGCTGGACCACGTGCCTAGCCGGCACCCCTCGCGAGAAGGCCTTGGGCCACCCCCGCAGCTGCTCAGAGTTAGGGGAGACCCAGCCAGTGGCCCTAGCCACGGCCCCTCCACAGAACAGCTGGACATTCTCTCCTCCATCCTCGCCTCCTTCAACTCCTCAGCCCTCTCCTCTGCCGTGCAGTCCTCAAGCACACCCTCGGGCCCTCACACCACTGCCACACCTTCTGCCACAGCCTCTGCGCTTGGGCCCTCCACGCCATGCTCTGCCACATCCCACAGCATCTCGGAGCTGTCACCCGACTCAGA AGTTCCCAGAAGTGAGGGTCACTCCTGA